Proteins co-encoded in one Methanobrevibacter gottschalkii DSM 11977 genomic window:
- the cobK gene encoding precorrin-6A reductase produces MKIFLLGGTKDSINIIKFIKKNYDAYILTTTTTEYGAKLAKEGGSDDTIARPLPKEEIIDMIISKNYDILIDATHPFAEHITQTSASIENELKIPYLRFERPITNLENIDTSNVYYVNSFIEAGKLIASEFSKGNVLHFAGANTMEDILKNIPTDRFYPRILKVEKSVEKCNELNINPNHIIPMTGAASTKENIELIEKYNASVIITKESGEIGGVIDKIEAANAKNIAVVMIRRPQIKEINKKNIVSNLDELDVELKNFF; encoded by the coding sequence ATGAAGATTTTCCTATTAGGCGGTACAAAAGACTCAATAAATATTATCAAATTTATAAAAAAGAATTATGATGCATATATTCTAACAACCACAACAACAGAATATGGCGCTAAACTTGCAAAGGAAGGCGGAAGCGATGATACAATAGCCCGACCGCTTCCAAAAGAAGAAATAATTGATATGATAATAAGTAAAAATTATGATATTTTAATTGATGCAACCCACCCTTTTGCAGAGCACATAACACAGACTAGCGCAAGCATTGAAAATGAATTGAAAATACCATATTTACGCTTTGAAAGACCTATCACCAACCTTGAAAACATTGACACATCAAATGTGTATTATGTAAATTCATTCATTGAAGCGGGAAAATTAATAGCTAGTGAATTCAGTAAAGGAAATGTACTGCATTTTGCAGGTGCTAACACCATGGAAGACATCCTAAAAAATATCCCAACAGACAGGTTTTATCCAAGAATTTTGAAAGTGGAAAAATCTGTTGAAAAATGTAATGAACTAAATATAAACCCCAACCATATTATTCCAATGACCGGTGCTGCAAGCACAAAAGAAAATATCGAACTGATTGAAAAATACAATGCCAGTGTAATAATTACTAAAGAAAGTGGTGAAATAGGAGGAGTTATTGATAAAATAGAAGCAGCCAATGCGAAAAACATTGCAGTGGTTATGATTCGAAGACCACAGATAAAAGAAATAAATAAAAAAAATATTGTATCCAATTTAGATGAATTAGATGTTGAATTAAAAAACTTTTTTTAA
- a CDS encoding DNA-directed RNA polymerase subunit A' has translation MKAFIKKIQRINFGLMSPEDIRKMSVVTVEYPDTYGDDGFPIDKGLMDPHLGIIDPSLVCRTCGSKGGVCQGHFGSIELARPVIHVGFGDVIHKILRSTCNECGRTLLTDEEIEEYTQKILELKAQNESISSILKEIYDAAKKDGEECPHCGTIQDKIVLDKPVSIVQRIDPLFEFKKVFYETASSDSITIEEIGPMAREIVENKEELFQNKLLINSNLLERLCERLHDVDYIINILDLEDEDGSYEVNNTRLNNIFKTAISDNNLTEDYKLTASEVRERLERISDEDSFVLGVNPEVARPEWLVLTVLPVPPVTVRPSIILDTGERSEDDLTHKLVDILRINQRLLENMEAGAPQLIVEDLWELLQYHVTTYFDNEASGVPPARHRSGRPLKTLTQRLKGKEGRFRSNLSGKRVNFSARTVISPDPNISINEVGVPEMIAKEVTVPVHVNEWNMDEMRTYIENGPDVHPGANYVINGDRKRRVTDETKEYILETLEPGVIIERHLKDGDMVLFNRQPSLHRMSMMAHEVRVLPYKTFRLNLCVCPPYNADFDGDEMNMHVFQTDESRAEAKSLMRVQEHILSPRFGGPIIGAIHDHISGAYLLTRDGVEFSEEQALQIIRKSHLKIPEFKSNQWILKYDSNGNEDSFIYKEKGEKWTGKELFSLLLPNDLNLSYSAEISKCPVVYPPEDAEVVIKNGILIQGVIDESAYGSFSGKILDKIVKEYGPGRAKEFLDRSTDLAICGIMKTGITTSLNDEEIPEEAQDRINEHLQNKMDEVDKLVEAYEEGYLEALPGRSLEETLEMKIMQVLGEARDMSGQIAEHYLNMGKQYPDDPYDHVMAVENHSVVMARTGARASMLNLTQITACVGQQAVRGGRIERGYINRTLPHFKKGELGAKAKGFVHSSYKSGLDPIEFFFHAMGGREGLVDTAIRTAQSGYMQRRLVNALQDLQVKSTGLVTDNQGNVIQTMFGEDGVDPAKSDFGKPANLDKLIDEIRMEGK, from the coding sequence ATGAAAGCATTTATTAAAAAAATTCAGAGAATTAATTTTGGTTTAATGTCTCCTGAAGATATTCGTAAGATGTCTGTTGTCACTGTCGAGTATCCCGATACTTATGGTGATGACGGTTTTCCTATTGATAAAGGTTTAATGGATCCTCATTTAGGTATTATTGATCCTAGTCTTGTTTGTAGGACTTGTGGGTCTAAAGGGGGAGTTTGTCAAGGACACTTTGGTAGTATTGAATTAGCTAGGCCAGTTATTCATGTTGGTTTTGGGGATGTTATTCATAAAATTTTACGTTCTACCTGTAATGAGTGTGGCCGTACTCTTTTAACTGATGAAGAGATTGAAGAGTATACTCAGAAAATCTTAGAACTCAAAGCTCAAAATGAGAGCATTAGCAGTATTCTCAAAGAGATTTATGATGCTGCTAAAAAGGATGGGGAAGAATGTCCTCATTGCGGTACTATCCAGGATAAAATTGTTTTAGATAAACCTGTTTCTATTGTTCAACGCATTGATCCACTTTTCGAATTTAAAAAAGTATTTTATGAAACTGCATCTTCTGATTCTATTACTATTGAAGAGATTGGGCCAATGGCTAGGGAAATTGTTGAAAACAAAGAAGAACTCTTCCAGAATAAATTGTTGATTAACAGTAATCTTTTAGAAAGGTTATGTGAAAGATTGCATGATGTTGATTACATTATTAATATTTTAGATTTGGAAGATGAAGATGGTTCTTATGAAGTGAATAATACTCGTCTGAATAATATTTTCAAAACAGCTATCAGTGATAATAATTTAACTGAGGATTATAAGTTAACTGCTTCTGAAGTTCGTGAAAGACTTGAAAGAATTTCTGATGAAGATTCTTTTGTTTTAGGTGTTAATCCTGAGGTTGCAAGACCTGAATGGTTAGTTTTAACTGTTCTTCCTGTTCCTCCGGTAACTGTAAGACCATCTATTATCCTGGATACTGGTGAGAGATCTGAGGATGATTTAACTCATAAACTTGTTGATATTTTACGTATTAATCAGCGTTTACTTGAGAATATGGAGGCAGGTGCTCCACAATTAATCGTTGAAGATTTATGGGAATTATTACAGTACCATGTAACCACTTACTTTGATAATGAAGCTAGCGGAGTTCCACCTGCAAGGCACAGATCAGGCAGGCCACTTAAAACATTAACCCAAAGGTTAAAAGGTAAAGAAGGAAGATTCAGATCCAATCTTTCCGGTAAAAGGGTTAATTTCTCTGCCCGTACTGTAATCTCACCGGATCCTAATATCAGTATTAATGAAGTTGGTGTTCCTGAAATGATTGCAAAAGAAGTAACTGTGCCTGTTCATGTAAACGAATGGAACATGGATGAAATGAGAACATACATTGAAAATGGTCCGGATGTACATCCTGGTGCAAACTATGTAATCAATGGAGATAGGAAAAGAAGGGTTACTGATGAAACTAAGGAGTACATTCTTGAAACATTAGAACCTGGTGTCATCATTGAAAGGCACTTAAAAGATGGGGATATGGTTTTATTCAATCGTCAGCCTTCTCTTCACAGAATGAGTATGATGGCGCATGAAGTAAGAGTTTTACCTTACAAAACTTTCAGATTAAACTTATGCGTATGTCCTCCATACAATGCGGATTTCGATGGGGACGAAATGAACATGCATGTATTCCAAACTGATGAGTCCCGTGCTGAAGCAAAATCATTAATGCGTGTACAAGAACATATTTTGTCTCCAAGGTTTGGAGGACCAATTATTGGAGCTATTCACGACCATATTTCCGGTGCATATCTTTTAACTCGTGATGGGGTTGAATTCAGTGAAGAGCAAGCTTTACAAATTATCAGAAAGTCTCACCTTAAAATTCCTGAGTTCAAATCAAATCAGTGGATTTTAAAATATGATTCTAATGGAAATGAAGATTCATTCATCTACAAAGAAAAAGGTGAAAAATGGACTGGTAAAGAATTGTTCTCTTTATTATTGCCTAACGATTTAAACTTATCTTACAGTGCTGAAATTTCCAAATGTCCTGTTGTTTACCCTCCTGAAGATGCGGAAGTTGTCATTAAAAACGGTATTCTCATACAAGGAGTAATAGATGAAAGTGCATACGGATCATTCTCAGGTAAAATATTAGATAAAATTGTTAAAGAATATGGTCCTGGAAGAGCTAAAGAATTCTTAGATAGATCCACTGACCTTGCTATCTGTGGAATCATGAAAACTGGAATTACCACTTCCTTAAACGATGAAGAAATTCCTGAAGAAGCTCAAGACCGTATTAATGAGCATTTACAAAATAAGATGGATGAAGTAGATAAGCTTGTTGAGGCTTATGAAGAAGGTTACCTTGAAGCTCTGCCTGGTAGAAGTCTTGAAGAAACATTAGAGATGAAAATCATGCAAGTTCTTGGGGAAGCTAGGGATATGTCTGGTCAGATCGCAGAACATTATCTTAACATGGGTAAACAATATCCTGATGATCCTTATGACCATGTAATGGCTGTTGAAAATCACTCTGTTGTAATGGCACGTACTGGTGCAAGAGCATCAATGCTGAACCTTACTCAGATTACTGCTTGTGTAGGACAACAAGCAGTTAGGGGTGGACGTATTGAAAGAGGATACATTAACAGAACTTTACCTCACTTCAAAAAAGGTGAGTTAGGGGCAAAGGCAAAAGGATTTGTTCACTCAAGTTATAAATCCGGACTTGATCCAATCGAATTCTTCTTCCATGCAATGGGTGGAAGAGAAGGTCTTGTAGATACAGCAATCCGTACCGCTCAGTCTGGTTACATGCAAAGAAGGCTTGTTAATGCACTACAGGATTTACAAGTTAAGTCTACTGGACTTGTTACTGATAACCAAGGAAATGTTATTCAGACCATGTTCGGTGAAGATGGTGTGGATCCGGCGAAATCTGACTTTGGTAAGCCGGCAAACTTGGATAAACTTATTGATGAAATTAGGATGGAAGGTAAATAG
- the tuf gene encoding translation elongation factor EF-1 subunit alpha — translation MAKEKEHLNLAFIGHVDHGKSTLVGHLLLKAGAIAEQQLDDGENKFRFVMDKLGEERERGVTIDLAHQKFSTKKYDYTVVDCPGHRDFVKNMITGASQADAGVLVVAADDGVMPQTKEHVFLSRTLGIGQLIVAINKIDVVDYSEDKYNELKEEVANLIKTVGFNPADVPFIPLSAFEGDNIKEASENTPWYKGDSLMDALDKLTPPEKPTDLPLRIPIQDVYSITGVGTVPVGRVETGIMKKGENVIFEPAGASGEVKSIEMHHEVFDVAEPGDNIGFNVRGVGKNDIRRGDVAGHTDNAPTVAKEFDAQVVVLQHPGVITVGYTPVFHCHTSQVACTFLELSKKLNPATGAVDEENPDFLKTGNAAIVKIKPTKPMCLENAKEIPQMGRFAIRDMGQTVAAGLCLNVTPAK, via the coding sequence ATGGCAAAAGAAAAAGAACATCTTAACTTAGCATTTATTGGACACGTTGACCACGGAAAATCCACTTTAGTTGGACATTTATTATTGAAAGCTGGTGCAATCGCAGAACAACAATTAGATGACGGTGAAAACAAATTCAGATTTGTTATGGACAAATTAGGAGAAGAAAGGGAAAGAGGAGTAACTATTGATTTAGCTCACCAAAAATTCTCCACCAAAAAATACGACTATACTGTTGTAGATTGTCCTGGACACAGAGACTTCGTTAAAAACATGATTACCGGTGCTTCCCAAGCAGACGCTGGTGTTTTAGTAGTTGCAGCTGACGACGGTGTAATGCCTCAAACTAAAGAACACGTTTTCTTATCCAGAACTTTAGGTATTGGTCAATTAATCGTTGCAATCAACAAAATCGATGTTGTTGACTACTCTGAAGACAAATACAATGAATTAAAAGAAGAAGTTGCTAACTTAATCAAAACCGTAGGATTCAACCCAGCAGACGTACCTTTCATCCCATTATCTGCATTTGAAGGGGACAACATTAAAGAAGCAAGTGAAAACACTCCTTGGTATAAAGGCGACTCTTTAATGGATGCTTTAGACAAATTAACTCCACCTGAAAAACCTACCGACTTACCTTTAAGAATTCCTATTCAAGACGTTTACTCCATTACTGGTGTAGGAACTGTACCTGTGGGAAGAGTTGAAACCGGTATCATGAAAAAAGGTGAAAATGTTATTTTTGAACCTGCTGGAGCTTCTGGAGAAGTTAAATCTATTGAAATGCACCACGAAGTATTTGATGTAGCTGAACCTGGTGACAACATCGGATTCAACGTAAGAGGTGTAGGTAAAAACGATATCAGAAGAGGAGACGTAGCTGGACACACTGACAATGCTCCTACTGTTGCTAAAGAATTCGATGCACAAGTTGTTGTTTTACAACACCCTGGTGTAATCACCGTTGGATACACTCCTGTATTCCACTGCCACACTTCTCAAGTAGCATGTACTTTCTTGGAATTATCTAAAAAATTAAACCCTGCTACTGGTGCTGTTGATGAAGAAAATCCTGATTTCTTAAAAACTGGTAATGCGGCAATTGTTAAAATTAAACCTACCAAACCAATGTGTCTCGAAAACGCAAAAGAAATCCCTCAAATGGGTAGATTTGCTATCAGAGATATGGGTCAAACTGTTGCAGCTGGTTTATGTCTTAATGTTACCCCAGCGAAATAA
- the rpsJ gene encoding 30S ribosomal protein S10 yields the protein MNQARIKLTGTDPEKLAYVCDQLKKIAERTGVDLSGPIPLPTKKLVVPTRKSPDGEGKASWEKWELRIHKRLIGIGADERAMRQVMKINVPDNVSIEIELKG from the coding sequence ATGAATCAAGCAAGAATTAAGCTTACAGGAACAGATCCGGAAAAATTAGCATATGTTTGCGATCAACTCAAAAAAATTGCTGAAAGAACTGGTGTCGACTTATCTGGTCCTATTCCATTACCTACTAAAAAATTAGTAGTGCCTACAAGAAAATCTCCAGATGGAGAAGGTAAAGCTTCTTGGGAAAAATGGGAACTCAGGATCCATAAACGTTTAATCGGTATTGGAGCTGATGAACGTGCTATGAGACAAGTCATGAAAATTAATGTTCCTGATAATGTAAGTATCGAAATTGAACTTAAAGGATAG
- a CDS encoding 30S ribosomal protein S7, with protein MSKLFDKWDLNEVKVEDLGLVKYICLDETLVPHTSGRHVKRQFAKSKVSIVERLMNKIMRTHLNSGKKNKAYNIVKESLEIINKRTKQNPVQILVKAVENTAPREETTRIKYGGIGYQVAVDISPQRRVDLSLGFLTRGTLQSSFKNRKSVAECLADELILASEEDSRSFALRKAEEKERVAKAAH; from the coding sequence ATGAGTAAATTATTCGATAAATGGGATCTCAATGAAGTAAAAGTTGAGGACTTAGGTTTGGTAAAATATATCTGCTTAGATGAAACTTTAGTTCCACATACTTCTGGTAGACATGTAAAAAGACAATTTGCAAAATCTAAAGTATCAATTGTTGAAAGATTAATGAACAAAATCATGAGAACCCATCTCAACTCTGGTAAGAAAAATAAAGCTTACAACATTGTTAAAGAATCTTTAGAAATTATTAATAAAAGAACTAAACAGAATCCTGTTCAAATTTTAGTTAAAGCAGTTGAAAATACTGCACCTCGTGAAGAGACTACCCGTATTAAATACGGTGGTATTGGATACCAAGTTGCTGTAGATATCTCTCCACAAAGAAGAGTTGACCTTTCATTAGGTTTCTTAACTAGAGGTACTTTACAATCTTCATTCAAAAACAGGAAATCTGTTGCTGAATGTTTAGCTGATGAATTAATTCTTGCATCTGAAGAAGATTCAAGAAGCTTCGCTTTAAGAAAAGCTGAAGAGAAAGAAAGAGTTGCTAAAGCAGCACACTAA
- a CDS encoding 50S ribosomal protein L30e, translating into MMDVDRGIRVAVDTGDVTLGSEKSIQSLKLGKGQLVVVAANAPKELIEDVEYYANLSEIPFVVYDGTSVDLGSVCGKPFTVATLIVNDPGDSTILDDLR; encoded by the coding sequence ATGATGGACGTAGATAGAGGAATCAGAGTAGCTGTCGATACTGGTGATGTAACTTTAGGCTCTGAAAAATCAATTCAATCTTTAAAATTAGGAAAAGGTCAACTCGTTGTTGTTGCTGCTAACGCTCCTAAAGAACTTATTGAAGATGTTGAATATTATGCAAATCTTTCCGAAATTCCATTTGTTGTATATGATGGAACTAGTGTAGATTTAGGGTCTGTTTGTGGTAAACCTTTCACAGTTGCTACATTAATCGTTAACGATCCAGGAGATTCTACAATATTAGATGATTTGAGGTAG
- a CDS encoding 30S ribosomal protein S12: MPGLFAAKKLKKNRQNFKWKDVDYKRRALRLDVKADPLEGAPQARGIVIEKVGIEAKQPNSAIRKCVRVQLIKNGKQLTAFAPGDGAIGFIDEHDEVMIEGIGGPSGRSMGDIPGVRWKVSKVNNVALSEMVSGKIEKPVR; this comes from the coding sequence ATGCCAGGACTTTTTGCTGCAAAAAAACTTAAAAAAAATAGACAAAATTTTAAGTGGAAAGATGTAGATTACAAAAGAAGAGCTTTAAGATTAGATGTTAAAGCAGATCCTCTTGAAGGAGCTCCTCAGGCTAGAGGTATTGTAATCGAAAAGGTAGGGATAGAAGCAAAACAACCTAACTCTGCTATTCGTAAATGTGTACGTGTTCAATTGATTAAAAACGGTAAACAATTAACTGCTTTCGCACCAGGTGACGGAGCTATTGGATTTATTGATGAACACGATGAAGTGATGATTGAAGGAATTGGTGGACCGTCTGGAAGATCCATGGGGGATATTCCTGGGGTTCGTTGGAAAGTTTCCAAAGTTAATAACGTAGCTTTATCAGAAATGGTAAGTGGAAAAATAGAAAAACCTGTAAGATAA
- a CDS encoding NusA-like transcription termination signal-binding factor: MSIKLSANEIRFIALFESMTGAMVKDCIIDDEHGKVTFIVKKGDMGLAIGKGGSSVSKVQRAVDKSVEIIELDDDPIIFIKNVLSPAKLQSVKISQKQSGEKIAIVTADNTNKRIAIGKNGINIERAKLLANRQHNIDNIILK; this comes from the coding sequence GTGTCTATTAAACTTAGTGCAAATGAAATTAGATTCATAGCTCTTTTCGAAAGTATGACTGGAGCAATGGTTAAAGATTGCATTATCGATGATGAACATGGAAAAGTCACTTTCATTGTTAAGAAAGGTGATATGGGGCTTGCTATTGGTAAAGGTGGAAGTTCTGTTTCTAAAGTTCAAAGAGCAGTAGATAAAAGTGTTGAAATCATTGAATTAGATGATGATCCAATAATTTTTATCAAAAATGTTTTATCCCCTGCAAAGTTACAGTCTGTTAAAATAAGTCAAAAACAGTCAGGTGAAAAAATAGCTATTGTCACAGCAGACAATACCAACAAACGTATTGCTATCGGTAAAAATGGAATTAATATTGAAAGAGCTAAATTATTAGCTAATAGACAACATAATATTGATAATATTATTTTAAAATAG
- a CDS encoding elongation factor EF-2, producing MSRRDKMIAKIKELMYKPDQIRNIGICAHIDHGKTTLSDNLLAGAGMISEELAGDQRFLDFDEQEQARGITIDAANVSMVHDYKDDEYLINLIDTPGHVDFGGDVTRAMRAVDGAVVVVCAVEGIMPQTETVFRQALKENVKPVLFINKVDRLINELKLEPEELQKRFINIYMEANKLIKNMAPEDKKDDWSLDFTDGSVAFGSAYHNWAINVPTMQETGVNFNDIIQYCNEDKQKELAQKVPLSDVLLGMVVEHLPSPKEAQVYRVPNIWDGDIESPAGECMVTTSPDGPLAVMVTNVSVDKHAGEIATGRVYGGAIEKGTEVYLVGSHGKSRVQQVGVYFGPERVNTDKVPAGNIVYVAGAKGAIAGETLCDPEHKIVEFEGLEHISEPVVTVAVEAKNTKDLPKLIEVLRQVGKEDPTVKIDINEETGEHLVSGMGELHLEVIGYRIGEKGVDITTSEPIVVYRETVRQLSPQVEGKSPNKHNRFYITVEPIEPELYTAIQDGDIKEGKVKGKEGANDFMEHGLEKEEARRVWAVHNRSIFLNMTRGIQYLDEVKELLIEGFESALENGPLGNEIAMGLKFKLHDAKLHEDAVHRGPAQVLPAIRNAILGSMMLAEPALLEPMQKVVIDTPNDYMGSCTREIQNRRGQIVNMGQETGDMARIESKVPVAEMFGFAGDIRSAAEGRCLWSTEIAGFEPLPREMQNQIVKEIRQRKGLSAEPFPASHYLGDL from the coding sequence TTGAGTAGAAGAGACAAAATGATTGCGAAAATCAAAGAATTAATGTATAAACCTGATCAAATCAGAAACATTGGTATCTGCGCTCACATTGATCATGGTAAAACCACTTTATCTGATAACTTGCTTGCAGGTGCAGGAATGATTTCCGAGGAACTTGCCGGTGATCAAAGATTCTTAGATTTTGATGAACAGGAACAAGCACGTGGTATTACTATTGATGCAGCTAACGTATCCATGGTACACGATTACAAAGATGATGAATATTTAATCAACTTAATTGATACACCTGGTCACGTTGACTTTGGTGGGGATGTTACCCGTGCTATGAGGGCTGTAGATGGAGCAGTAGTTGTAGTTTGTGCTGTAGAAGGTATTATGCCTCAAACTGAAACTGTATTCAGACAAGCATTAAAAGAAAACGTAAAACCAGTTTTATTCATTAACAAAGTTGACAGATTAATCAACGAGTTAAAATTAGAACCTGAAGAGTTACAAAAAAGGTTCATCAATATCTACATGGAAGCTAATAAATTAATCAAAAACATGGCTCCTGAAGATAAAAAAGATGATTGGTCATTAGATTTCACTGATGGTAGTGTAGCATTTGGTTCTGCATATCACAACTGGGCTATTAACGTACCAACTATGCAAGAAACTGGAGTTAACTTTAATGATATTATCCAATATTGTAATGAGGATAAGCAAAAAGAGTTAGCACAAAAAGTACCTTTATCTGATGTGTTGTTAGGTATGGTAGTTGAACACTTGCCTTCCCCTAAAGAAGCACAAGTTTACAGAGTACCTAACATATGGGATGGAGACATTGAATCTCCTGCTGGAGAATGTATGGTCACCACTTCCCCTGATGGACCTTTAGCAGTAATGGTTACCAATGTATCTGTTGATAAACACGCTGGTGAAATTGCAACTGGTAGGGTTTACGGAGGCGCTATTGAAAAAGGTACTGAAGTATATCTCGTTGGTTCTCATGGTAAATCCAGAGTTCAACAAGTAGGTGTCTACTTTGGACCTGAAAGAGTTAACACTGATAAAGTTCCTGCAGGTAACATTGTATATGTTGCTGGTGCAAAAGGTGCTATTGCTGGTGAAACTTTATGTGATCCCGAACATAAAATTGTTGAATTTGAAGGATTGGAACACATATCCGAACCTGTAGTTACTGTTGCTGTGGAAGCTAAGAATACTAAGGATTTACCAAAATTAATTGAAGTATTAAGACAAGTAGGTAAAGAAGACCCTACCGTTAAAATAGATATTAACGAAGAAACAGGTGAACACTTAGTATCAGGTATGGGAGAACTTCACTTGGAAGTTATCGGTTACAGAATTGGAGAAAAAGGTGTGGATATTACTACTTCTGAACCTATTGTTGTATACAGAGAAACTGTAAGACAGTTATCTCCACAAGTTGAAGGTAAATCTCCTAACAAACACAACAGATTCTACATCACTGTTGAACCTATTGAACCTGAACTTTATACTGCTATTCAGGATGGTGACATTAAAGAGGGTAAAGTTAAAGGTAAAGAAGGAGCTAATGACTTCATGGAACACGGTTTGGAAAAAGAAGAGGCTAGAAGAGTATGGGCTGTTCATAACAGAAGTATCTTCCTTAACATGACTCGTGGTATCCAATACTTAGATGAAGTTAAAGAACTCTTGATTGAAGGATTTGAATCTGCATTGGAAAATGGTCCTTTAGGTAATGAAATTGCTATGGGATTAAAATTCAAACTCCATGATGCAAAACTTCACGAAGATGCAGTTCACAGAGGACCTGCTCAAGTATTGCCTGCTATCAGAAATGCAATCTTAGGTTCTATGATGCTTGCTGAACCAGCATTACTCGAACCAATGCAAAAAGTAGTTATTGACACTCCTAATGATTACATGGGTTCATGTACTCGTGAAATCCAAAATAGAAGAGGTCAAATTGTAAACATGGGTCAGGAAACTGGAGATATGGCAAGAATTGAATCTAAAGTTCCTGTAGCTGAAATGTTTGGTTTCGCTGGTGATATCAGATCCGCTGCTGAAGGAAGATGTTTATGGTCTACTGAAATTGCCGGATTTGAACCACTTCCACGTGAGATGCAAAATCAGATCGTAAAAGAAATCAGACAAAGAAAAGGATTATCTGCAGAACCATTCCCTGCAAGCCACTACTTAGGAGATTTATAA
- the rpoA2 gene encoding DNA-directed RNA polymerase subunit A'': MITEINETENLGIDFADSYIKDLAEHYISKNLTDDELRKLIIKLKQAYDRAHVEAGEAVGTVAAQSVGEPGTQMTMRTFHYAGVTELNVTLGLPRLIEIVDAREKIKTPTMDIYFTEDKRDDEEFVRTLANKIGKSTINDILSDFNLNYGTMEVEAVLDNKKIEEKRLNREEIDAKILKTFKKATINGDNIVLSSNKTDSDFIIRELRLLADKFRDLQISGIKNIGRVIIRRDEEWIIHTEGSNLKEVLTMDGIDQVRTTTNNIHEIGQILGIEAARRSIINEAQKTLSEQGLSVDVRHIMLVADIMTSEGVVKSIGRHGISGEKSSVLARAAFEETGKHLLHASIRGEVDDLTGIIENIIIGQPIPLGTGSVGVKMDYKKE; this comes from the coding sequence ATGATTACTGAGATCAACGAAACTGAAAATCTTGGTATTGATTTTGCAGATAGTTATATCAAAGATTTAGCTGAACATTATATCAGTAAAAATTTAACTGATGATGAATTACGCAAACTCATAATTAAACTTAAACAGGCCTATGACCGAGCTCATGTTGAAGCTGGAGAGGCTGTTGGAACAGTAGCTGCACAATCTGTAGGTGAACCGGGTACTCAGATGACTATGCGTACTTTTCACTATGCAGGGGTAACTGAGTTAAACGTAACATTAGGTCTTCCAAGGCTTATTGAAATTGTAGATGCTAGAGAAAAAATCAAAACTCCAACTATGGATATTTATTTCACTGAAGATAAACGGGATGATGAAGAATTTGTTAGAACTTTAGCTAATAAAATTGGTAAAAGCACTATTAACGATATTCTTTCAGATTTCAATTTAAATTATGGAACCATGGAAGTTGAAGCTGTTTTGGATAATAAGAAAATTGAAGAAAAAAGACTCAACAGGGAAGAGATTGATGCAAAAATCTTAAAAACATTTAAAAAAGCTACAATTAATGGGGATAATATTGTTTTATCCAGCAACAAGACAGATTCTGATTTCATTATTAGAGAACTTCGTCTTTTAGCAGATAAATTCCGTGATTTGCAAATTAGTGGTATTAAAAATATTGGAAGAGTCATTATTCGTCGTGATGAAGAATGGATTATTCACACTGAAGGATCCAATCTTAAAGAAGTTCTCACTATGGATGGTATTGACCAAGTAAGAACTACCACTAACAATATTCATGAAATTGGTCAAATTTTGGGTATTGAAGCAGCTCGCAGGTCAATTATTAACGAAGCTCAAAAAACCCTTTCAGAACAAGGTCTTAGTGTTGATGTAAGACACATTATGCTGGTTGCAGATATTATGACTTCCGAAGGTGTTGTTAAATCTATTGGAAGACATGGTATTAGTGGTGAAAAATCAAGTGTTTTGGCTCGTGCAGCTTTTGAAGAAACTGGTAAACATTTACTACATGCAAGTATTCGTGGTGAAGTGGATGATTTAACAGGTATCATCGAAAATATTATTATTGGACAACCAATACCTCTTGGTACCGGTTCTGTCGGTGTCAAAATGGATTATAAAAAAGAATAG